ACGATCCATCGTACAATCAGCTTACGAGATAGAAGTGGCAGATAGCCAGTTGTTTGACAATAACGTATGGAGCTCAGGGAAAGTAAATTCAGATCAATCTGTTCATGTAGAGCTAGAGGGCTTGAAGGTGGTTTCACGTAAGCGCTATCACTATCGTGTAAAAGCTTGGGATCAGCTAGGGGATAGCTCTGGGTGGTCGGAAGCTGCTTATTGGGAAACCGGAATATTGGATGCGAATGAATGGCAGGCGGAGTTTATTGGAGCGGCTCAAGCAGAGGATGGATCCAGCAAGGAACAAAGCCCGCTGCTGCGCAAGGCGTTCGAAGTAAAAGCAGGCATTAAGCAAGCTCGTATTTATGCATCAGCTCTTGGTCTTTACGAGCTGGAGCTGAACGGCAGCAGGGTAAGCGACAGCTATTTTGCACCGGGCTGGACTAGCTATAAGCATCGACTTCAGGTGCAAGCCTATGACATAACGGAGCAGCTTGTACAGGGTGAGAATGTTGTAGGTGCAATGCTAGGGAATGGTTGGTACAAAGGGTTCCTTGCATGGGAGCACCAGCACTCCGTATATGGAGATAGGCAGGCTCTGCTTTTACAAATGCACATCGTTTATGAGGATGGAACCGAACAGATCGTTCTGTCCGATGGAAGCTGGAAGACAGCAGGAAGCCCTATTCTGATGGCCGAAATCTATCACGGAGAGACTTATGATGCCAGGCTGGAGCAAACGGGATGGAGTAGCGCGAGCTTCGATGACAGTACATGGAAACCGGTAGATTCATTAAACCAGTCCTTCGACGTGCTTATCGCCCAAGAGAATGATCCTGTGAGGAAGATTGAAGAGATTAAGCCTATCTCACTAATTGTAACGCCAAATGGGGAAACCGTGCTAGATTTAGGGCAAAACATGGTCGGCTGGTTGAAATTTACGGTGCAGGGTGAAGCGGGGAGCGAGGTTGAAATTCACCACGCTGAGGTTCTGGATCGTGATGGCAACTTCTACACGGACAATATGCGTACAGCCAAACAGACCCTTCGATACATCCTTAAGGGAGGAGAGCCAGAAGCTTATGAACCACGGTTTACCTTCCAAGGATTCAGATACGTTCGGTTAATCGGTTTTAAGGAACCAATTGAGCTGGAGAACTTCACAGGAATCGTTCTGCATACCGACATGGCAACGACAGGGAGCTTTGAATGCTCTGATCCATTAGTTAACCAGCTTCAGCACAATATCGAATGGGGACTAAAGGGTAACTTTCTTGATGTCCCAACGGATTGTCCGCAAAGGGATGAACGGCTTGGCTGGACGGGAGACGCCCAGATGTTTATACGAACGGCGGCTTATATTAAGAACGTAGCTCCTTTCTTCACCAAATGGTGCCGGGACCTCGAGGCGGATCAAACGGAAGAAGGCGGCGTTCCTTTCGTCGTTCCTCATGTGCTTGAGGAAAATTCGTACTCGTCAGCTGCATGGGGCGACGCAGCGGTCATTTGTCCTTGGACCATCTATCTGTGTTATGGGGACAAGCGCATACTGGAGGAGCAATATGGAAGTATGCAAGCTTGGGTGAATTATATTCAGAGCCAAGGGGAAAACGAGTATTTGTGGAATACGGGCTTTCATTTTGGTGATTGGCTCGGGCTCGATTCTAAGCCAGATACTTACATTGGAGCAACAGATCGGGACTATATTGCGACGGC
This portion of the Cohnella abietis genome encodes:
- a CDS encoding glycoside hydrolase family 78 protein, producing the protein MLKVIEPRCEYKNNPLGIDVLKPRISWKLNSDQRSIVQSAYEIEVADSQLFDNNVWSSGKVNSDQSVHVELEGLKVVSRKRYHYRVKAWDQLGDSSGWSEAAYWETGILDANEWQAEFIGAAQAEDGSSKEQSPLLRKAFEVKAGIKQARIYASALGLYELELNGSRVSDSYFAPGWTSYKHRLQVQAYDITEQLVQGENVVGAMLGNGWYKGFLAWEHQHSVYGDRQALLLQMHIVYEDGTEQIVLSDGSWKTAGSPILMAEIYHGETYDARLEQTGWSSASFDDSTWKPVDSLNQSFDVLIAQENDPVRKIEEIKPISLIVTPNGETVLDLGQNMVGWLKFTVQGEAGSEVEIHHAEVLDRDGNFYTDNMRTAKQTLRYILKGGEPEAYEPRFTFQGFRYVRLIGFKEPIELENFTGIVLHTDMATTGSFECSDPLVNQLQHNIEWGLKGNFLDVPTDCPQRDERLGWTGDAQMFIRTAAYIKNVAPFFTKWCRDLEADQTEEGGVPFVVPHVLEENSYSSAAWGDAAVICPWTIYLCYGDKRILEEQYGSMQAWVNYIQSQGENEYLWNTGFHFGDWLGLDSKPDTYIGATDRDYIATAFYAYSVSLLQKSAAVLGKTEDATKYAELYEKVVAAFTEEFVTPSGRLSVPTQTAQVLGLMFGILEGPAKKRATAKLMELLEESKFHLTTGFVGTPYLNHALSNNGQNDAAYKLLFQQDYPSWLYPVTKGATTIWEHWDGIKEDGSFWSKDMNSFNHYAYGAIGDWLYRSVAGIDTDEQAAGYKRIFIRPQPGEGLDWAEGRLDTMYGEIRSYWKKAEGGGMELEVTVPVNTSAEVHLPGALLNSIKESGISLDEAKGVDFAEQADGAAVVRVGSGHYRFSW